A genomic window from Vitis riparia cultivar Riparia Gloire de Montpellier isolate 1030 chromosome 18, EGFV_Vit.rip_1.0, whole genome shotgun sequence includes:
- the LOC117907332 gene encoding protein NRT1/ PTR FAMILY 5.10-like, with translation MAISDISLDSETPFLEDAVEGVVDYRGVPAKRSRSGGWRSASFIIGVELAERIAYYGISFNLISYLTGPLGQSMAVAAQNVNTFSGAGCLLPLLGAFVADSFLGRYRTIVIASLLYILGLGLLTLSAMLPSLIPSFCQNIDNPPQFQVVLFFFSLYLVTIGQSGHKPCTQAFGADQFDGQHPEECKAKSSFFNWWYFALCSGISVAFLILSYIQENLNWVLGFGIPCIVMVAALLLFLLGTKTYRYSINTNEENPFVRIGKVFVEATRNWRTMPSLKTAEEVAGETLPHHGSHQFNCDRFLSKALLTLDCSKEDGKACSFSDVEEAKAVLKLFPIWITSLVFGILPAQLSTFFTKQGITMDRSTGLGFDIPAASLQSLNTTTIVIFIPIYDRILVPIARHLTRKPSGLSMLQRIGTGMFLYIISMVIGALIEVKRLKKAEEHGLVDTPNVTIPMSVWWLVPQYVLSGVGDALAMVGFQEFFYDQAPNELRSVGIALNLSIFGLGSFLSSFLISAIDKVTGGDGHDSWFNDNLNKAHLDYFYWLLVGLGLLGLAGYLYFAKSYIYNKRGIV, from the exons ATCTGGTGGTTGGAGGTCTGCCTCTTTCATCATCG GTGTGGAACTGGCGGAGAGGATTGCTTACTATGGCATATCATTCAATCTTATAAGCTATCTTACGGGGCCACTGGGGCAGTCCATGGCCGTGGCTGCCCAGAACGTTAATACATTTAGCGGGGCTGGGTGTCTACTCCCTTTGCTTGGGGCATTCGTTGCAGATTCCTTTCTGGGTCGATATCGCACTATTGTTATTGCATCTCTTCTCTACATCCTG GGACTAGGCTTGTTAACCCTGTCGGCTATGCTTCCTTCTCTGATCCCTTCCTTCTGCCAAAACATTGACAATCCTCCCCAGTTCCAAGTAGtcttattctttttctctctatatctAGTAACAATTGGCCAAAGTGGGCACAAGCCTTGCACTCAGGCTTTTGGAGCTGACCAATTTGATGGACAACATCCAGAGGAGTGCAAAGCTAAGAGCTCGTTCTTCAACTGGTGGTATTTTGCTCTATGCAGTGGTATTTCAGTAGCTTTCTTGATCTTGAGCTACATTCAAGAAAATCTTAACTGGGTTCTTGGATTTGGAATCCCCTGCATTGTCATGGTGGCAGCGCTGCTCCTTTTCTTGCTTGGAACTAAGACTTACCGTTATAGTATCAACACCAATGAGGAAAACCCATTTGTGAGAATTGGCAAGGTGTTTGTTGAAGCAACTAGGAATTGGAGAACCATGCCATCACTGAAAACTGCAGAGGAGGTTGCTGGAGAGACCCTGCCTCACCATGGTTCCCATCAGTTCAA TTGTGACAGGTTTCTCAGCAAGGCCTTGCTTACACTAGACTGTTCGAAGGAGGATGGAAAGGCATGTAGCTTCAGTGACGTTGAAGAAGCGAAGGCAGTTCTAAAGCTGTTTCCCATATGGATTACTAGTTTGGTGTTTGGTATCTTGCCAGCACAATTATCCACTTTCTTTACCAAGCAAGGAATTACTATGGATAGATCAACTGGCTTGGGTTTTGACATACCGGCTGCTTCACTTCAATCCTTGAATACCACCACCATTGTCATCTTCATTCCCATATATGACCGCATTTTGGTTCCTATTGCAAGACATTTAACCAGGAAGCCTTCTGGCTTATCAATGCTTCAGAGAATTGGAACGGGGATGTTTTTATACATCATTTCAATGGTAATTGGAGCATTAATAGAGGTGAAACGGCTCAAGAAAGCTGAAGAACACGGCCTGGTTGATACACCAAATGTGACCATTCCAATGAGCGTGTGGTGGTTGGTTCCTCAATATGTATTGTCTGGAGTTGGGGATGCGTTAGCCATGGTAGGTTTTCAAGAATTTTTCTATGATCAGGCCCCAAATGAATTAAGGAGTGTTGGTATTGCCCTCAACCTCAGTATTTTTGGGTTAGGGAGCTTCCTGAGCAGCTTTCTCATCTCTGCCATTGATAAAGTAACCGGTGGAGATGGCCATGATAGCTGGTTCAATGATAACCTCAATAAAGCACATCTTGATTACTTTTATTGGCTTCTTGTTGGGCTCGGTCTATTAGGATTGGCTGGTTATTTGTATTTTGCAAAATCTTACATTTATAATAAGAGAGGTATTGTATGA